One genomic region from Epinephelus fuscoguttatus linkage group LG8, E.fuscoguttatus.final_Chr_v1 encodes:
- the arnt gene encoding aryl hydrocarbon receptor nuclear translocator isoform X3, with amino-acid sequence MLFQTDMSSSNPDLPDPNLGMGASGTQGSGGAVVPKGTNKRRAAQDFDDDEGSKLFRCDDDTGGSNDKERFARFLEEDQSFGDKEKQARENHSEIERRRRNKMTAYITELSDMVPTCSALARKPDKLTILRMAVSHMKSLRGSGNTNSDGSYKPSFLTDQELKHLILEAADGFLFVVSCETGRIVYVSDSLTPVLNQAQSEWLGSSLYDQLHPDDTEKLREQLSTAENNNTGRMLDLKTGTVKKEGQQSSARMSMGARRSFICRMRCGSCPVEPLSMNRLNFLRNRNRNGLGAAKEGDPQYVVVHCTGYIKSWPPSGMSLADDDTDNTQGSRYCLVAIGRLQVTCCPGDADINSISVPVEFISRHNCQGMFTFVDHRCMAAVGYQPQELLGKNILELAHPEDQGLLRDSFQQVVKLKGQVLSVMFRFRSKSREWIWMRTSSFTFQNPFSEEIEYIICTNVNVNRNSTQDPLTPISSPGGSLPPSLGQGSPNCPPVMLSPGQVATRQLQQQQQAELEGGGARDSLYEAGPITLSQMPVQPVTAAGPDHSKSLEKPELYPSLFQGPDQTKGLPSTSAPATQIYPAATNFTAGRSNDAYRPINMTPQMAQPAHSAGQMLAQMSRQNGAPQTVTPSSTGSPLHGGPAGGWPGAAAGARPQFNNQVAPQAAKTMSPQFAPMGGFGGGSSSSFGQMPTGAAPTPTNNANYPPINARANLNTNGYDGSQSGAQFPSRAAEAVWPQWQGQQHSQGNAEQHPHAQGNQQDMFPDVLSMLDQPNNFNGDDFEIPIYPSFDQ; translated from the exons atgttattcCAGACGGACATGTCCTCTTCTAACCCAG ACTTACCAGACCCAAATCTGGGTATGGGGGCAAGTGGTACCCAAGGAAGTGGTGGGGCTGTTGTACCAAAAGGGACAAACAAAAGAAGAGCTGC ACAAGACTTTGATGATGACGAAGGGAGCAAGTTGTTCAG GTGTGACGATGATACAGGAGGCTCCAATGACAAAGAGCGCTTTGCCAG gtttttgGAAGAAGATCAGAGTTTTGGAGATAAGGAAAAACAAGCCAG GGAGAACCATAGTGAGATTGAGAGGCGGAGACGGAACAAGATGACCGCTTACATCACAGAATTGTCAGACATGGTGCCCACCTGCAGTGCACTAGCACGGAAACCAGACAAACTCACCATCCTGCGAATGGCTGTGTCTCATATGAAGTCTCTGAGAGGAAGCGGCAATACCAACTCAGATGGGTCGTACAAACCTTCCTTTCTCACTGACCAG GAACTGAAGCACCTCATCTTGGAGGCAGCTGACGGCTTCCTGTTCGTGGTGTCATGTGAGACTGGCCGCATTGTTTACGTCTCAGACTCCCTGACACCCGTCCTTAACCAGGCCCAGTCTGAATGGCTCGGCTCCTCTCTTTATGATCAGCTTCACCCAGATGACACAGAAAAGCTCAGAGAGCAGCTCTCTACCGCCGAGAATAACAACACAG GGAGGATGTTGGACTTGAAGACGGGGACAGTAAAGAAGGAAGGCCAGCAGTCGTCAGCCAGAATGAGTATGGGAGCCCGACGATCATTCATCTGCAGAATGAG GTGTGGCTCTTGTCCTGTGGAACCGTTGTCCATGAACAGACTGAACTTTCTGAGGAATAGAAACAG GAATGGTTTGGGTGCAGCCAAGGAAGGGGATCCCCAGTATGTAGTGGTCCACTGTACAGGATACATCAAGTCCTGGCCTCCTTCAG GAATGTCATTAGCAGACGATGATACAGACAACACTCAGGGGAGTCGCTACTGTCTGGTTGCAATTGGGAGATTACAG GTGACTTGTTGTCCAGGGGATGCAGACATCAACAGTATCAGTGTTCCAGTGGAGTTCATCTCGCGCCATAACTGCCAGGGCATGTTCACCTTTGTAGATCACCGCTGCATGGCCGCTGTTGGCTACCAGCCCCAG GAGTTATTGGGGAAGAATATTCTCGAGCTCGCCCACCCTGAAGACCAGGGCTTACTGAGAGACAGCTTCCAACAG GTGGTGAAGCTGAAAGGCCAGGTCCTGTCAGTGATGTTTCGGTTTCGCTCCAAATCGCGAGAATGGATCTGGATGAGAACCAGCTCCTTCACCTTCCAGAATCCATTTTCGGAGGAGATTGAGTACATCATCTGTACCAACGTCAACGTCAA TAGAAATTCGACCCAGGACCCCCTCACTCCCATCTCTTCCCCCGGGGGTTCGCTGCCCCCCTCCCTGGGTCAGGGCAGCCCAAACTGCCCTCCTGTAATGCTCAGCCCTGGGCAGGTGGCCACCAG gcagttacagcagcagcagcaggccgaGCTCGAGGGAGGCGGAGCCAGAGACAGCCTATATGAGGCAGGACCTATCACCCTCTCACAG ATGCCGGTGCAGCCAGTGACGGCAGCAGGTCCAGACCACAGCAAGAGCCTTGAGAAGCCGGAGCTCTACCCCTCCCTCTTCCAAGGCCCAGATCAGACTAAGGGCCTGCCCTCCACCTCTGCTCCCGCCACACAGATCTACCCTGCAGCCACCAACTTCACTGCTGGTCGTTCCAATGATGCATACAG GCCAATCAACATGACTCCACAGATGGCACAGCCAGCCCACTCAGCAGGGCAGATGCTTGCTCAGATGTCTCGTCAGAATGGCGCCCCACAGACAGTTACTCCCTCCAGCACTGGCAGCCCCCTCCATGGAGGACCAGCAGGTGGATGGCctggagctgcagctggagccAGACCGCAATTTAATAACCAG GTGGCTCCCCAGGCAGCAAAGACCATGTCTCCACAGTTTGCTCCCATGGGAGGATTTGGCGGTggctcttcttcctcttttggCCAGATGCCTACAGGTGCTGCTCCCACTCCAACCAACAACGCAAACTACCCGCCCATTAATGCACGCGCCAACCTCAACACCAACGGTTATG ATGGCTCCCAGTCTGGGGCTCAGTTCCCCTCTCGAGCAGCGGAGGCGGTGTGGCCTCAGTGGCAGGGCCAGCAGCACTCGCAGGGTAATGCAGAGCAGCATCCTCATGCTCAGGGCAACCAGCAAGACATGTTTCCC GACGTGTTGTCTATGCTGGACCAGCCTAACAACTTCAATGGCGATGACTTTGAGATTCCCATCTACCCTTCGTTCGACCAGTGA
- the arnt gene encoding aryl hydrocarbon receptor nuclear translocator isoform X1 yields the protein MLFQTDMSSSNPDLPDPNLGMGASGTQGSGGAVVPKGTNKRRAAQDFDDDEGSKLFRCDDDTGGSNDKERFARFLEEDQSFGDKEKQARENHSEIERRRRNKMTAYITELSDMVPTCSALARKPDKLTILRMAVSHMKSLRGSGNTNSDGSYKPSFLTDQELKHLILEAADGFLFVVSCETGRIVYVSDSLTPVLNQAQSEWLGSSLYDQLHPDDTEKLREQLSTAENNNTGRMLDLKTGTVKKEGQQSSARMSMGARRSFICRMRCGSCPVEPLSMNRLNFLRNRNRNGLGAAKEGDPQYVVVHCTGYIKSWPPSGMSLADDDTDNTQGSRYCLVAIGRLQVTCCPGDADINSISVPVEFISRHNCQGMFTFVDHRCMAAVGYQPQELLGKNILELAHPEDQGLLRDSFQQVVKLKGQVLSVMFRFRSKSREWIWMRTSSFTFQNPFSEEIEYIICTNVNVNRNSTQDPLTPISSPGGSLPPSLGQGSPNCPPVMLSPGQVATRQLQQQQQAELEGGGARDSLYEAGPITLSQMPVQPVTAAGPDHSKSLEKPELYPSLFQGPDQTKGLPSTSAPATQIYPAATNFTAGRSNDAYRPINMTPQMAQPAHSAGQMLAQMSRQNGAPQTVTPSSTGSPLHGGPAGGWPGAAAGARPQFNNQQVAPQAAKTMSPQFAPMGGFGGGSSSSFGQMPTGAAPTPTNNANYPPINARANLNTNGYDGSQSGAQFPSRAAEAVWPQWQGQQHSQGNAEQHPHAQGNQQDMFPDVLSMLDQPNNFNGDDFEIPIYPSFDQ from the exons atgttattcCAGACGGACATGTCCTCTTCTAACCCAG ACTTACCAGACCCAAATCTGGGTATGGGGGCAAGTGGTACCCAAGGAAGTGGTGGGGCTGTTGTACCAAAAGGGACAAACAAAAGAAGAGCTGC ACAAGACTTTGATGATGACGAAGGGAGCAAGTTGTTCAG GTGTGACGATGATACAGGAGGCTCCAATGACAAAGAGCGCTTTGCCAG gtttttgGAAGAAGATCAGAGTTTTGGAGATAAGGAAAAACAAGCCAG GGAGAACCATAGTGAGATTGAGAGGCGGAGACGGAACAAGATGACCGCTTACATCACAGAATTGTCAGACATGGTGCCCACCTGCAGTGCACTAGCACGGAAACCAGACAAACTCACCATCCTGCGAATGGCTGTGTCTCATATGAAGTCTCTGAGAGGAAGCGGCAATACCAACTCAGATGGGTCGTACAAACCTTCCTTTCTCACTGACCAG GAACTGAAGCACCTCATCTTGGAGGCAGCTGACGGCTTCCTGTTCGTGGTGTCATGTGAGACTGGCCGCATTGTTTACGTCTCAGACTCCCTGACACCCGTCCTTAACCAGGCCCAGTCTGAATGGCTCGGCTCCTCTCTTTATGATCAGCTTCACCCAGATGACACAGAAAAGCTCAGAGAGCAGCTCTCTACCGCCGAGAATAACAACACAG GGAGGATGTTGGACTTGAAGACGGGGACAGTAAAGAAGGAAGGCCAGCAGTCGTCAGCCAGAATGAGTATGGGAGCCCGACGATCATTCATCTGCAGAATGAG GTGTGGCTCTTGTCCTGTGGAACCGTTGTCCATGAACAGACTGAACTTTCTGAGGAATAGAAACAG GAATGGTTTGGGTGCAGCCAAGGAAGGGGATCCCCAGTATGTAGTGGTCCACTGTACAGGATACATCAAGTCCTGGCCTCCTTCAG GAATGTCATTAGCAGACGATGATACAGACAACACTCAGGGGAGTCGCTACTGTCTGGTTGCAATTGGGAGATTACAG GTGACTTGTTGTCCAGGGGATGCAGACATCAACAGTATCAGTGTTCCAGTGGAGTTCATCTCGCGCCATAACTGCCAGGGCATGTTCACCTTTGTAGATCACCGCTGCATGGCCGCTGTTGGCTACCAGCCCCAG GAGTTATTGGGGAAGAATATTCTCGAGCTCGCCCACCCTGAAGACCAGGGCTTACTGAGAGACAGCTTCCAACAG GTGGTGAAGCTGAAAGGCCAGGTCCTGTCAGTGATGTTTCGGTTTCGCTCCAAATCGCGAGAATGGATCTGGATGAGAACCAGCTCCTTCACCTTCCAGAATCCATTTTCGGAGGAGATTGAGTACATCATCTGTACCAACGTCAACGTCAA TAGAAATTCGACCCAGGACCCCCTCACTCCCATCTCTTCCCCCGGGGGTTCGCTGCCCCCCTCCCTGGGTCAGGGCAGCCCAAACTGCCCTCCTGTAATGCTCAGCCCTGGGCAGGTGGCCACCAG gcagttacagcagcagcagcaggccgaGCTCGAGGGAGGCGGAGCCAGAGACAGCCTATATGAGGCAGGACCTATCACCCTCTCACAG ATGCCGGTGCAGCCAGTGACGGCAGCAGGTCCAGACCACAGCAAGAGCCTTGAGAAGCCGGAGCTCTACCCCTCCCTCTTCCAAGGCCCAGATCAGACTAAGGGCCTGCCCTCCACCTCTGCTCCCGCCACACAGATCTACCCTGCAGCCACCAACTTCACTGCTGGTCGTTCCAATGATGCATACAG GCCAATCAACATGACTCCACAGATGGCACAGCCAGCCCACTCAGCAGGGCAGATGCTTGCTCAGATGTCTCGTCAGAATGGCGCCCCACAGACAGTTACTCCCTCCAGCACTGGCAGCCCCCTCCATGGAGGACCAGCAGGTGGATGGCctggagctgcagctggagccAGACCGCAATTTAATAACCAG CAGGTGGCTCCCCAGGCAGCAAAGACCATGTCTCCACAGTTTGCTCCCATGGGAGGATTTGGCGGTggctcttcttcctcttttggCCAGATGCCTACAGGTGCTGCTCCCACTCCAACCAACAACGCAAACTACCCGCCCATTAATGCACGCGCCAACCTCAACACCAACGGTTATG ATGGCTCCCAGTCTGGGGCTCAGTTCCCCTCTCGAGCAGCGGAGGCGGTGTGGCCTCAGTGGCAGGGCCAGCAGCACTCGCAGGGTAATGCAGAGCAGCATCCTCATGCTCAGGGCAACCAGCAAGACATGTTTCCC GACGTGTTGTCTATGCTGGACCAGCCTAACAACTTCAATGGCGATGACTTTGAGATTCCCATCTACCCTTCGTTCGACCAGTGA
- the arnt gene encoding aryl hydrocarbon receptor nuclear translocator isoform X2, producing the protein MLFQTDMSSSNPDLPDPNLGMGASGTQGSGGAVVPKGTNKRRAAQDFDDDEGSKLFRCDDDTGGSNDKERFARFLEEDQSFGDKEKQARENHSEIERRRRNKMTAYITELSDMVPTCSALARKPDKLTILRMAVSHMKSLRGSGNTNSDGSYKPSFLTDQELKHLILEAADGFLFVVSCETGRIVYVSDSLTPVLNQAQSEWLGSSLYDQLHPDDTEKLREQLSTAENNNTGRMLDLKTGTVKKEGQQSSARMSMGARRSFICRMRCGSCPVEPLSMNRLNFLRNRNRNGLGAAKEGDPQYVVVHCTGYIKSWPPSGMSLADDDTDNTQGSRYCLVAIGRLQVTCCPGDADINSISVPVEFISRHNCQGMFTFVDHRCMAAVGYQPQELLGKNILELAHPEDQGLLRDSFQQVVKLKGQVLSVMFRFRSKSREWIWMRTSSFTFQNPFSEEIEYIICTNVNVKNSTQDPLTPISSPGGSLPPSLGQGSPNCPPVMLSPGQVATRQLQQQQQAELEGGGARDSLYEAGPITLSQMPVQPVTAAGPDHSKSLEKPELYPSLFQGPDQTKGLPSTSAPATQIYPAATNFTAGRSNDAYRPINMTPQMAQPAHSAGQMLAQMSRQNGAPQTVTPSSTGSPLHGGPAGGWPGAAAGARPQFNNQQVAPQAAKTMSPQFAPMGGFGGGSSSSFGQMPTGAAPTPTNNANYPPINARANLNTNGYDGSQSGAQFPSRAAEAVWPQWQGQQHSQGNAEQHPHAQGNQQDMFPDVLSMLDQPNNFNGDDFEIPIYPSFDQ; encoded by the exons atgttattcCAGACGGACATGTCCTCTTCTAACCCAG ACTTACCAGACCCAAATCTGGGTATGGGGGCAAGTGGTACCCAAGGAAGTGGTGGGGCTGTTGTACCAAAAGGGACAAACAAAAGAAGAGCTGC ACAAGACTTTGATGATGACGAAGGGAGCAAGTTGTTCAG GTGTGACGATGATACAGGAGGCTCCAATGACAAAGAGCGCTTTGCCAG gtttttgGAAGAAGATCAGAGTTTTGGAGATAAGGAAAAACAAGCCAG GGAGAACCATAGTGAGATTGAGAGGCGGAGACGGAACAAGATGACCGCTTACATCACAGAATTGTCAGACATGGTGCCCACCTGCAGTGCACTAGCACGGAAACCAGACAAACTCACCATCCTGCGAATGGCTGTGTCTCATATGAAGTCTCTGAGAGGAAGCGGCAATACCAACTCAGATGGGTCGTACAAACCTTCCTTTCTCACTGACCAG GAACTGAAGCACCTCATCTTGGAGGCAGCTGACGGCTTCCTGTTCGTGGTGTCATGTGAGACTGGCCGCATTGTTTACGTCTCAGACTCCCTGACACCCGTCCTTAACCAGGCCCAGTCTGAATGGCTCGGCTCCTCTCTTTATGATCAGCTTCACCCAGATGACACAGAAAAGCTCAGAGAGCAGCTCTCTACCGCCGAGAATAACAACACAG GGAGGATGTTGGACTTGAAGACGGGGACAGTAAAGAAGGAAGGCCAGCAGTCGTCAGCCAGAATGAGTATGGGAGCCCGACGATCATTCATCTGCAGAATGAG GTGTGGCTCTTGTCCTGTGGAACCGTTGTCCATGAACAGACTGAACTTTCTGAGGAATAGAAACAG GAATGGTTTGGGTGCAGCCAAGGAAGGGGATCCCCAGTATGTAGTGGTCCACTGTACAGGATACATCAAGTCCTGGCCTCCTTCAG GAATGTCATTAGCAGACGATGATACAGACAACACTCAGGGGAGTCGCTACTGTCTGGTTGCAATTGGGAGATTACAG GTGACTTGTTGTCCAGGGGATGCAGACATCAACAGTATCAGTGTTCCAGTGGAGTTCATCTCGCGCCATAACTGCCAGGGCATGTTCACCTTTGTAGATCACCGCTGCATGGCCGCTGTTGGCTACCAGCCCCAG GAGTTATTGGGGAAGAATATTCTCGAGCTCGCCCACCCTGAAGACCAGGGCTTACTGAGAGACAGCTTCCAACAG GTGGTGAAGCTGAAAGGCCAGGTCCTGTCAGTGATGTTTCGGTTTCGCTCCAAATCGCGAGAATGGATCTGGATGAGAACCAGCTCCTTCACCTTCCAGAATCCATTTTCGGAGGAGATTGAGTACATCATCTGTACCAACGTCAACGTCAA AAATTCGACCCAGGACCCCCTCACTCCCATCTCTTCCCCCGGGGGTTCGCTGCCCCCCTCCCTGGGTCAGGGCAGCCCAAACTGCCCTCCTGTAATGCTCAGCCCTGGGCAGGTGGCCACCAG gcagttacagcagcagcagcaggccgaGCTCGAGGGAGGCGGAGCCAGAGACAGCCTATATGAGGCAGGACCTATCACCCTCTCACAG ATGCCGGTGCAGCCAGTGACGGCAGCAGGTCCAGACCACAGCAAGAGCCTTGAGAAGCCGGAGCTCTACCCCTCCCTCTTCCAAGGCCCAGATCAGACTAAGGGCCTGCCCTCCACCTCTGCTCCCGCCACACAGATCTACCCTGCAGCCACCAACTTCACTGCTGGTCGTTCCAATGATGCATACAG GCCAATCAACATGACTCCACAGATGGCACAGCCAGCCCACTCAGCAGGGCAGATGCTTGCTCAGATGTCTCGTCAGAATGGCGCCCCACAGACAGTTACTCCCTCCAGCACTGGCAGCCCCCTCCATGGAGGACCAGCAGGTGGATGGCctggagctgcagctggagccAGACCGCAATTTAATAACCAG CAGGTGGCTCCCCAGGCAGCAAAGACCATGTCTCCACAGTTTGCTCCCATGGGAGGATTTGGCGGTggctcttcttcctcttttggCCAGATGCCTACAGGTGCTGCTCCCACTCCAACCAACAACGCAAACTACCCGCCCATTAATGCACGCGCCAACCTCAACACCAACGGTTATG ATGGCTCCCAGTCTGGGGCTCAGTTCCCCTCTCGAGCAGCGGAGGCGGTGTGGCCTCAGTGGCAGGGCCAGCAGCACTCGCAGGGTAATGCAGAGCAGCATCCTCATGCTCAGGGCAACCAGCAAGACATGTTTCCC GACGTGTTGTCTATGCTGGACCAGCCTAACAACTTCAATGGCGATGACTTTGAGATTCCCATCTACCCTTCGTTCGACCAGTGA
- the arnt gene encoding aryl hydrocarbon receptor nuclear translocator isoform X4 — protein MLFQTDMSSSNPDLPDPNLGMGASGTQGSGGAVVPKGTNKRRAAQDFDDDEGSKLFRCDDDTGGSNDKERFARENHSEIERRRRNKMTAYITELSDMVPTCSALARKPDKLTILRMAVSHMKSLRGSGNTNSDGSYKPSFLTDQELKHLILEAADGFLFVVSCETGRIVYVSDSLTPVLNQAQSEWLGSSLYDQLHPDDTEKLREQLSTAENNNTGRMLDLKTGTVKKEGQQSSARMSMGARRSFICRMRCGSCPVEPLSMNRLNFLRNRNRNGLGAAKEGDPQYVVVHCTGYIKSWPPSGMSLADDDTDNTQGSRYCLVAIGRLQVTCCPGDADINSISVPVEFISRHNCQGMFTFVDHRCMAAVGYQPQELLGKNILELAHPEDQGLLRDSFQQVVKLKGQVLSVMFRFRSKSREWIWMRTSSFTFQNPFSEEIEYIICTNVNVNRNSTQDPLTPISSPGGSLPPSLGQGSPNCPPVMLSPGQVATRQLQQQQQAELEGGGARDSLYEAGPITLSQMPVQPVTAAGPDHSKSLEKPELYPSLFQGPDQTKGLPSTSAPATQIYPAATNFTAGRSNDAYRPINMTPQMAQPAHSAGQMLAQMSRQNGAPQTVTPSSTGSPLHGGPAGGWPGAAAGARPQFNNQQVAPQAAKTMSPQFAPMGGFGGGSSSSFGQMPTGAAPTPTNNANYPPINARANLNTNGYDGSQSGAQFPSRAAEAVWPQWQGQQHSQGNAEQHPHAQGNQQDMFPDVLSMLDQPNNFNGDDFEIPIYPSFDQ, from the exons atgttattcCAGACGGACATGTCCTCTTCTAACCCAG ACTTACCAGACCCAAATCTGGGTATGGGGGCAAGTGGTACCCAAGGAAGTGGTGGGGCTGTTGTACCAAAAGGGACAAACAAAAGAAGAGCTGC ACAAGACTTTGATGATGACGAAGGGAGCAAGTTGTTCAG GTGTGACGATGATACAGGAGGCTCCAATGACAAAGAGCGCTTTGCCAG GGAGAACCATAGTGAGATTGAGAGGCGGAGACGGAACAAGATGACCGCTTACATCACAGAATTGTCAGACATGGTGCCCACCTGCAGTGCACTAGCACGGAAACCAGACAAACTCACCATCCTGCGAATGGCTGTGTCTCATATGAAGTCTCTGAGAGGAAGCGGCAATACCAACTCAGATGGGTCGTACAAACCTTCCTTTCTCACTGACCAG GAACTGAAGCACCTCATCTTGGAGGCAGCTGACGGCTTCCTGTTCGTGGTGTCATGTGAGACTGGCCGCATTGTTTACGTCTCAGACTCCCTGACACCCGTCCTTAACCAGGCCCAGTCTGAATGGCTCGGCTCCTCTCTTTATGATCAGCTTCACCCAGATGACACAGAAAAGCTCAGAGAGCAGCTCTCTACCGCCGAGAATAACAACACAG GGAGGATGTTGGACTTGAAGACGGGGACAGTAAAGAAGGAAGGCCAGCAGTCGTCAGCCAGAATGAGTATGGGAGCCCGACGATCATTCATCTGCAGAATGAG GTGTGGCTCTTGTCCTGTGGAACCGTTGTCCATGAACAGACTGAACTTTCTGAGGAATAGAAACAG GAATGGTTTGGGTGCAGCCAAGGAAGGGGATCCCCAGTATGTAGTGGTCCACTGTACAGGATACATCAAGTCCTGGCCTCCTTCAG GAATGTCATTAGCAGACGATGATACAGACAACACTCAGGGGAGTCGCTACTGTCTGGTTGCAATTGGGAGATTACAG GTGACTTGTTGTCCAGGGGATGCAGACATCAACAGTATCAGTGTTCCAGTGGAGTTCATCTCGCGCCATAACTGCCAGGGCATGTTCACCTTTGTAGATCACCGCTGCATGGCCGCTGTTGGCTACCAGCCCCAG GAGTTATTGGGGAAGAATATTCTCGAGCTCGCCCACCCTGAAGACCAGGGCTTACTGAGAGACAGCTTCCAACAG GTGGTGAAGCTGAAAGGCCAGGTCCTGTCAGTGATGTTTCGGTTTCGCTCCAAATCGCGAGAATGGATCTGGATGAGAACCAGCTCCTTCACCTTCCAGAATCCATTTTCGGAGGAGATTGAGTACATCATCTGTACCAACGTCAACGTCAA TAGAAATTCGACCCAGGACCCCCTCACTCCCATCTCTTCCCCCGGGGGTTCGCTGCCCCCCTCCCTGGGTCAGGGCAGCCCAAACTGCCCTCCTGTAATGCTCAGCCCTGGGCAGGTGGCCACCAG gcagttacagcagcagcagcaggccgaGCTCGAGGGAGGCGGAGCCAGAGACAGCCTATATGAGGCAGGACCTATCACCCTCTCACAG ATGCCGGTGCAGCCAGTGACGGCAGCAGGTCCAGACCACAGCAAGAGCCTTGAGAAGCCGGAGCTCTACCCCTCCCTCTTCCAAGGCCCAGATCAGACTAAGGGCCTGCCCTCCACCTCTGCTCCCGCCACACAGATCTACCCTGCAGCCACCAACTTCACTGCTGGTCGTTCCAATGATGCATACAG GCCAATCAACATGACTCCACAGATGGCACAGCCAGCCCACTCAGCAGGGCAGATGCTTGCTCAGATGTCTCGTCAGAATGGCGCCCCACAGACAGTTACTCCCTCCAGCACTGGCAGCCCCCTCCATGGAGGACCAGCAGGTGGATGGCctggagctgcagctggagccAGACCGCAATTTAATAACCAG CAGGTGGCTCCCCAGGCAGCAAAGACCATGTCTCCACAGTTTGCTCCCATGGGAGGATTTGGCGGTggctcttcttcctcttttggCCAGATGCCTACAGGTGCTGCTCCCACTCCAACCAACAACGCAAACTACCCGCCCATTAATGCACGCGCCAACCTCAACACCAACGGTTATG ATGGCTCCCAGTCTGGGGCTCAGTTCCCCTCTCGAGCAGCGGAGGCGGTGTGGCCTCAGTGGCAGGGCCAGCAGCACTCGCAGGGTAATGCAGAGCAGCATCCTCATGCTCAGGGCAACCAGCAAGACATGTTTCCC GACGTGTTGTCTATGCTGGACCAGCCTAACAACTTCAATGGCGATGACTTTGAGATTCCCATCTACCCTTCGTTCGACCAGTGA